One Prosthecobacter sp. SYSU 5D2 DNA window includes the following coding sequences:
- a CDS encoding lactonase family protein, with amino-acid sequence MRPAHTFLAVLATLLTSFAGASEIRVYVSESGDKRIAVYTLDEATGDLTRNGAMDLPGAPGSLAVSQDQRHLYAAVRSTRQFASLAIDPATGLLAEPVLTPPGINAAYVHVDKTGRWLLAASYSEGMVSLSKITQGVIDGAPVLTMETGKKAHSIQTDAANRFAFVPHVGELNKVEQLRFDAAAGTLRPNTPPALPGGEGEGPRHMQFHPNGRWAYFVNEQGKSVTLCDYNAETGTLKSRQSVSTIPADWDKTKGSCADIHVSADGRFVYASNRGHDSLAVFSIHPETGELTSHGQTPTEKTPRSFCLVPGGENYVISAGEGSNRLIVFRRDAKTGALTPLKTYDCGKGPAWVTAVKFD; translated from the coding sequence ATGCGACCTGCCCATACTTTCCTCGCCGTCCTTGCCACCCTGTTGACCAGCTTCGCGGGGGCCAGTGAGATCCGGGTCTATGTGTCTGAAAGCGGGGACAAGCGCATCGCCGTTTATACCCTGGATGAAGCGACTGGCGACCTCACCCGCAACGGTGCCATGGACTTGCCAGGCGCACCAGGCAGCCTAGCTGTCAGCCAGGACCAGCGGCATCTCTATGCCGCTGTGCGCAGCACCCGCCAGTTCGCCTCATTGGCGATTGATCCTGCCACCGGCCTGCTCGCGGAGCCTGTCCTGACCCCTCCCGGCATCAATGCCGCCTATGTGCATGTGGACAAAACCGGCCGCTGGCTGCTGGCCGCCTCCTACAGTGAGGGCATGGTCTCCCTGAGCAAGATCACCCAGGGCGTCATTGACGGCGCGCCGGTGCTGACCATGGAGACCGGCAAGAAGGCCCACAGCATCCAGACCGATGCCGCCAACCGCTTCGCTTTTGTGCCCCATGTGGGGGAGCTGAACAAGGTGGAGCAGCTCCGCTTTGATGCCGCCGCCGGCACCCTCAGGCCGAACACACCGCCCGCCCTGCCGGGAGGCGAAGGGGAAGGTCCGCGCCACATGCAGTTTCACCCCAACGGGCGCTGGGCCTACTTCGTTAACGAACAGGGAAAAAGCGTGACCCTGTGCGACTACAACGCGGAAACCGGCACCTTGAAAAGCCGCCAGTCCGTTTCCACCATCCCGGCAGACTGGGACAAAACCAAGGGCTCGTGCGCGGACATTCATGTGAGTGCCGATGGCCGTTTTGTCTATGCCTCCAATCGCGGCCATGACAGTCTGGCCGTCTTTTCCATCCATCCGGAGACCGGGGAGCTGACCTCCCATGGCCAGACGCCGACGGAAAAGACCCCGCGTTCCTTTTGCTTGGTGCCAGGAGGAGAAAACTATGTCATCTCGGCGGGCGAGGGCTCCAATCGCCTCATCGTCTTCCGCCGCGATGCTAAGACAGGCGCCCTCACTCCGCTGAAGACCTATGACTGCGGCAAAGGCCCGGCCTGGGTCACTGCTGTAAAGTTTGACTGA
- a CDS encoding endonuclease/exonuclease/phosphatase family protein translates to MRFILFLALVSITFSMKAAEPAPVLRVLCYNIHYGQGMDGKYDLERLAKVITAAKPDLVALQEVDVVVRRSGQVHQAQKLGELTGMAVRFGPTQHYEGGLYGNAILTRLPILDELIHPLPYTEATPERQTYPRGAIALKVQAPDGQPLRFISTHFQHNLPEDRVAQAKAVNQLFAAEGDTLRTILAGDFNATPEAEPITILTERWTHALDAEKAPSSPSVQPRARIDYIFYRPQTRFRLLSSEVIPDAMASDHRPVLATFEILTQ, encoded by the coding sequence ATGCGCTTTATCCTCTTCTTGGCCTTGGTCAGCATCACTTTCAGTATGAAGGCGGCGGAGCCTGCACCGGTGCTGCGGGTGCTGTGTTACAACATTCATTATGGCCAGGGCATGGACGGAAAGTATGACCTGGAGCGCTTGGCCAAAGTCATCACGGCGGCCAAGCCGGACCTTGTGGCGCTGCAGGAGGTGGATGTGGTGGTGCGCCGCTCCGGCCAGGTGCACCAGGCTCAGAAGCTGGGGGAGCTGACCGGCATGGCGGTGCGCTTCGGTCCCACGCAGCACTATGAAGGCGGTCTGTATGGAAATGCCATCCTGACCCGCCTGCCCATCCTGGATGAGCTCATCCACCCCCTGCCTTATACGGAGGCCACGCCGGAGCGGCAGACCTACCCGCGTGGGGCCATCGCCCTGAAGGTGCAGGCACCGGACGGGCAGCCGCTGCGGTTCATCAGCACGCACTTTCAGCATAACCTGCCGGAGGACCGGGTGGCCCAGGCCAAGGCGGTGAACCAGCTCTTCGCCGCAGAAGGCGACACCCTGCGCACAATCCTTGCCGGGGACTTCAATGCCACGCCTGAGGCCGAGCCCATCACCATTCTCACAGAGCGGTGGACCCATGCTCTGGATGCGGAAAAGGCTCCCTCCTCCCCCTCCGTGCAACCGCGCGCGCGTATAGATTATATCTTTTACCGCCCGCAGACCCGCTTCCGCCTGCTTAGCAGCGAGGTCATCCCGGATGCCATGGCCTCCGACCATCGCCCTGTGCTGGCCACCTTTGAAATCCTGACCCAGTAG
- a CDS encoding L,D-transpeptidase family protein: MNTLLSPLVTLLLVTALMGSFASPAAHAIIPDPMPPAPEPVEDILRLQIFLDTQLFGPGKLDGRPGEITEKALNRYQTAQGLPLTDVATHTLDLSSIGTTYTTYSLRPEDLQYIGDLPSQPSAQSKKKYLPYDSVLEFLTERFHCSPELLTYINQPVKIGSLKPGEVVKVPNVPPFLIEELTQIAKLPEVPEFLGRVIKIDTREKILTLYDGDRLLASLPITPGSGYLATPPGTWRIVGIAQMPTFRWDKSVLEYGVRSSSYYNLPMGPNNPVGVMWIGLNKAGIGIHGTNSPQTIGRSSSHGCMRTANWDVVRLVKLITQGMTVIIEGPAPVPRPVLAKAKKTEEEPPPEVPAEPEPKKGFKLLFWKK, translated from the coding sequence ATGAATACTCTGCTTTCTCCTTTGGTGACCCTGCTGCTCGTCACCGCCCTTATGGGCAGCTTCGCCAGCCCTGCGGCGCACGCCATCATTCCAGATCCCATGCCCCCTGCACCGGAACCCGTAGAGGACATCCTGCGGCTGCAGATCTTTTTGGACACGCAGCTCTTCGGCCCGGGCAAGCTGGACGGCCGCCCGGGTGAGATCACTGAAAAGGCGCTGAATCGATATCAGACCGCCCAGGGCCTGCCGCTGACAGACGTCGCCACGCATACGCTGGACCTCTCCAGCATCGGGACGACCTATACCACTTATTCCCTCCGGCCTGAGGATCTGCAATACATCGGCGACCTGCCCAGCCAGCCTTCGGCGCAGAGCAAGAAGAAATACCTGCCGTATGACTCCGTGCTGGAGTTCCTGACTGAGCGTTTTCACTGCTCCCCGGAGCTGCTGACCTACATCAACCAGCCGGTGAAAATAGGCAGCTTAAAGCCGGGTGAGGTGGTGAAGGTGCCCAATGTCCCGCCCTTCCTCATTGAGGAGCTGACGCAGATCGCCAAGCTTCCTGAAGTGCCTGAATTCCTGGGCCGCGTCATCAAGATTGATACGCGGGAAAAGATCCTCACCCTTTATGATGGTGACCGGTTGCTGGCCAGCCTGCCCATCACTCCCGGCAGCGGCTACCTGGCCACCCCGCCTGGGACTTGGCGCATCGTCGGCATCGCCCAGATGCCCACCTTCCGCTGGGACAAAAGCGTGCTGGAATACGGCGTGCGCAGCAGCAGCTATTACAACCTTCCCATGGGGCCGAACAATCCGGTGGGGGTCATGTGGATTGGCCTGAACAAAGCCGGCATCGGCATTCACGGCACCAATTCCCCGCAGACCATCGGACGCAGTTCCAGCCACGGCTGCATGCGCACGGCCAACTGGGATGTCGTGCGCTTGGTCAAATTGATCACCCAGGGAATGACCGTCATCATCGAAGGCCCCGCCCCCGTCCCCCGCCCCGTATTGGCCAAAGCCAAAAAGACTGAAGAAGAACCCCCGCCTGAAGTTCCTGCAGAGCCGGAACCCAAAAAGGGTTTCAAGCTGCTGTTCTGGAAAAAGTGA
- the pncA gene encoding bifunctional nicotinamidase/pyrazinamidase codes for MKTLLLIDIQNDFMPGGALAVAGGDEIIPVVNGMMPDFDLVVATQDWHPEDHGSFAVNHSGRKVYEQILLDGLPQTLWPVHCVQNTGGALFAPGLETRCIQRVFTKGMNAQIDSYSGLFDNGHRASTGLGEWLKAQGVVELHVAGVATDYCVKFTVLDALAKRFRVKLMLDACRG; via the coding sequence ATGAAAACACTTCTGCTGATTGACATTCAAAATGACTTCATGCCCGGCGGAGCGCTGGCTGTGGCTGGGGGTGATGAGATCATCCCCGTGGTGAACGGGATGATGCCAGACTTTGACCTGGTGGTAGCGACCCAGGACTGGCATCCAGAGGATCATGGGAGCTTTGCGGTGAACCATTCGGGCAGAAAGGTCTATGAGCAAATATTGTTAGACGGCCTGCCGCAGACGCTTTGGCCGGTGCACTGTGTACAGAATACCGGCGGGGCATTGTTTGCTCCAGGGCTGGAGACTCGGTGCATCCAGAGGGTGTTTACCAAAGGGATGAATGCGCAGATCGACAGCTACAGCGGTCTTTTTGACAACGGCCACCGGGCCTCAACAGGTTTGGGCGAATGGCTGAAAGCGCAGGGCGTGGTAGAGCTGCATGTGGCGGGAGTGGCCACGGACTACTGCGTGAAATTCACCGTGCTGGATGCACTGGCAAAGCGCTTCCGGGTGAAGCTGATGCTAGATGCCTGCCGGGGGTAA
- a CDS encoding nicotinate phosphoribosyltransferase, which translates to MTTNTPLLTDLYQLTMAAGYWKSGKAEQEAVFHLFFRKLPFAGGYAIAAGLGDVVRWLEGFRFAQEELEYLATLPGRDGRPLFEKDFLEYLGKMEWQCNVEAIPEGTVVFPHEPLLRIQGPLIQAQLVETALLNIVNFQTLIATKAARVCLAAQGEPVLEFGLRRAQGPDGAVMASRAAFIGGCASTSNVLAGMRHGIPVRGTHAHSWVMSFDTELEAFATYAEAMPNNCVFLVDTYDTLEGVRHAVEIGLRLRREGHELAGIRLDSGDLAWLSIEARRILDEAGFPNATIVASNDLDEHLIDSLKHQDAAINVWGVGTKLVTGGEQPALGGVYKLGAIRDENGEWQPKIKLSEQAIKVSNPGIQQVRRFTLNGEFRGDAIFDEESGCPMPTEIVHPADPTRVKAMPDGATHENLLRPVFRKGVLVGEPPTLPEIQARCREQLTHLNATVKRLQHPHEYPAGVERTLAERKLAMMAAAKGKVGATA; encoded by the coding sequence ATGACAACCAACACCCCCCTTCTCACGGATCTCTATCAGCTCACGATGGCGGCCGGATACTGGAAGTCTGGCAAGGCGGAGCAGGAGGCGGTGTTTCATCTGTTCTTCCGCAAGCTGCCGTTCGCGGGTGGGTATGCCATCGCCGCGGGGCTGGGGGATGTGGTGCGGTGGCTGGAGGGTTTTCGTTTTGCCCAGGAGGAGCTGGAGTATCTGGCGACGCTGCCGGGACGGGACGGGCGGCCGTTGTTCGAGAAGGATTTTTTGGAGTATCTGGGGAAGATGGAATGGCAGTGCAATGTGGAGGCGATCCCGGAAGGGACGGTGGTGTTTCCGCATGAGCCGCTGCTAAGAATCCAGGGGCCGCTGATCCAGGCGCAACTGGTGGAGACGGCGCTGCTGAACATCGTGAATTTTCAGACGCTGATCGCAACGAAAGCGGCGCGGGTGTGCCTGGCGGCACAGGGTGAACCGGTGCTGGAGTTTGGCCTGAGGCGTGCGCAGGGACCGGACGGGGCGGTGATGGCGAGCCGGGCGGCATTCATTGGCGGGTGTGCTTCGACCTCGAATGTGCTGGCGGGCATGAGGCACGGGATTCCGGTGCGGGGCACGCATGCGCACTCGTGGGTGATGTCGTTTGATACGGAGCTGGAGGCCTTTGCGACGTATGCGGAGGCCATGCCTAACAACTGTGTGTTTCTGGTGGATACCTATGACACGCTGGAGGGGGTGAGGCATGCGGTGGAGATCGGCCTGCGGCTGCGGCGGGAGGGGCATGAACTGGCGGGCATCCGGCTGGATTCGGGTGACCTGGCGTGGCTGAGCATCGAGGCGCGGCGCATCCTGGATGAGGCGGGTTTCCCCAATGCGACGATTGTGGCGAGCAATGATCTGGATGAGCATTTGATCGACAGCCTGAAGCATCAGGACGCGGCCATCAATGTCTGGGGTGTGGGCACAAAACTGGTGACCGGGGGCGAGCAGCCAGCGCTGGGAGGGGTGTATAAACTGGGTGCCATCCGTGATGAAAACGGGGAGTGGCAGCCAAAAATCAAGCTGAGCGAGCAGGCGATCAAGGTGAGCAATCCGGGCATCCAGCAGGTGCGGCGGTTCACCCTCAACGGCGAGTTCAGGGGCGATGCGATCTTTGATGAAGAAAGCGGCTGCCCGATGCCAACGGAGATCGTGCATCCGGCAGATCCGACGCGGGTGAAGGCGATGCCGGATGGAGCGACCCATGAGAATCTGTTGAGGCCGGTTTTCCGCAAAGGCGTGCTGGTTGGGGAACCGCCGACGTTGCCGGAGATCCAGGCGCGATGCCGGGAACAACTGACGCATCTGAATGCGACGGTGAAACGGCTGCAACATCCGCATGAATACCCGGCAGGAGTGGAGCGCACGCTGGCGGAAAGGAAGCTGGCCATGATGGCGGCGGCGAAGGGAAAGGTTGGAGCAACGGCCTAA